From Paenibacillus polymyxa, the proteins below share one genomic window:
- a CDS encoding M3 family oligoendopeptidase translates to MKTPLKQTWDLESIFSGGSSSASFHAFLEELESKVQQLQSQLKVAKVPQTVLDTERLDSVLNSIQELFNGASQAGSFVSCLTAQNQHDKLAVQLGARVNSLYAQGKSALVAFQNLLAQTSEDIWQKWMEREAIKPISFVLTEYRNEAREKMAPELESLALDLAVDGYHGWGDFYDTIVKNMTIPVPENGEIVHLSVGQAANKLDEADRGVRKDVFARWEEAWTQVEDYCADTLNHLAGFRLKLYENRGWTDVLKEPLEISRMSAQTLDTMWQVINETKPIVVKYLERKAKLLGLEKLSWHDIEAPLETSTTKIPYDDAAATIVEQFGKFSSRMADFAQMAFEKSWIEAEDRPGKRPGGFCTSLRLSKETRIFMTYAGSPSNVSTLAHELGHGYHQHVMNELHPLNQNYAMNVAETASTLAELIVSDALLEAAEGQEKVALLEDKIQRGVAFFMNIHARFLFETRFYELRKKGVVGAQQLSELMEEAQREAFCGVLDEAHPHFWASKLHFYITETPFYNFPYTFGYMFSAGIYAFAKENPDGFADQYDALLRDTGRMTVEELASKHLGTDLTQADFWRNAAQVTVQDIEQFLQMTK, encoded by the coding sequence ATGAAAACACCGTTAAAGCAAACATGGGATCTGGAATCTATTTTTAGCGGAGGCTCTTCCTCTGCCTCATTTCATGCATTTTTGGAAGAACTGGAGAGCAAGGTCCAACAGCTGCAATCCCAGCTTAAAGTAGCCAAAGTGCCACAAACGGTGTTGGATACCGAGCGTCTGGATAGTGTTCTGAATAGCATACAGGAGCTGTTTAATGGAGCATCGCAGGCAGGTTCTTTTGTATCTTGTTTGACTGCTCAAAATCAGCATGACAAGCTGGCTGTTCAACTGGGGGCGCGTGTCAATTCGTTGTATGCCCAAGGAAAAAGTGCTTTAGTCGCTTTCCAGAACTTGCTGGCACAAACCAGTGAAGACATTTGGCAGAAGTGGATGGAGCGCGAAGCGATCAAGCCGATTTCCTTTGTCCTAACTGAATACCGGAACGAAGCGCGCGAAAAAATGGCTCCTGAGCTGGAGAGTCTTGCATTGGATTTGGCAGTGGATGGTTACCATGGCTGGGGTGACTTTTATGATACCATTGTCAAAAATATGACGATCCCGGTGCCTGAAAATGGTGAAATTGTACACCTGTCTGTAGGTCAGGCAGCGAATAAGTTGGATGAAGCAGATCGCGGCGTACGTAAAGACGTATTTGCACGTTGGGAAGAGGCATGGACTCAGGTAGAGGACTATTGTGCCGATACGCTGAATCATCTGGCAGGCTTCCGCCTCAAGCTATATGAAAACCGGGGCTGGACAGACGTGCTCAAGGAACCGCTGGAAATCAGTCGTATGTCAGCCCAAACGTTGGATACGATGTGGCAGGTGATTAATGAAACAAAGCCTATTGTAGTCAAGTACCTGGAGCGGAAAGCCAAGCTGCTAGGCTTAGAAAAACTGTCCTGGCATGACATTGAAGCTCCGCTGGAAACATCGACCACTAAAATCCCTTACGACGATGCAGCCGCAACGATTGTTGAGCAATTTGGTAAATTTAGTTCGAGAATGGCTGACTTTGCCCAGATGGCTTTTGAGAAAAGCTGGATCGAAGCAGAGGATCGTCCAGGCAAACGTCCAGGCGGGTTTTGTACATCTCTGCGTCTAAGCAAAGAAACCCGTATTTTTATGACCTATGCCGGATCACCATCCAACGTTTCGACACTGGCCCATGAGCTAGGACACGGTTATCATCAACATGTGATGAATGAATTGCATCCATTGAATCAAAATTATGCTATGAACGTGGCTGAGACAGCATCGACGCTGGCAGAACTGATTGTATCAGATGCTCTGCTGGAAGCTGCTGAGGGTCAGGAGAAGGTAGCTTTGCTGGAGGATAAAATTCAGCGTGGTGTAGCCTTCTTTATGAACATTCATGCCCGTTTCCTGTTTGAAACCCGTTTTTACGAGCTACGGAAAAAAGGTGTTGTAGGAGCACAGCAATTAAGCGAGTTGATGGAAGAAGCGCAGCGTGAAGCGTTTTGTGGGGTTCTGGATGAGGCTCATCCTCATTTTTGGGCTTCCAAGCTGCACTTCTATATTACGGAAACTCCTTTCTACAACTTCCCATACACTTTCGGGTATATGTTCAGTGCAGGGATTTACGCTTTTGCGAAGGAAAATCCGGATGGCTTTGCCGACCAATATGATGCTTTGCTGCGTGATACAGGTCGCATGACAGTAGAAGAACTGGCCTCCAAGCACTTGGGGACCGATTTAACGCAGGCTGACTTCTGGCGTAACGCCGCACAAGTTACTGTTCAGGATATTGAGCAATTTTTGCAAATGACAAAATAA
- a CDS encoding alpha/beta-type small acid-soluble spore protein — MYEANQGRGRRSNTLVVPQANNALQQLKYEAAQELGITIPADGYYGDMPSREAGSLGGYITKRLVQLAEQQLSGRSGQ; from the coding sequence ATGTATGAAGCCAATCAAGGCAGAGGACGTCGTAGCAATACTCTGGTCGTTCCTCAAGCCAACAACGCATTGCAACAATTGAAATATGAAGCTGCGCAAGAACTGGGCATCACCATTCCGGCAGACGGTTACTATGGTGATATGCCGTCCCGTGAAGCTGGGTCTCTGGGAGGCTATATCACTAAACGCTTAGTACAGCTGGCCGAACAGCAATTATCAGGTCGTTCAGGTCAATAA
- a CDS encoding aldose 1-epimerase, which produces MKQVTKEHWNGYDTYVLHSGELEVTMIPRLGNNIISVRDLKLNRDIVRRPGEEELAFYLQKPYHFGLPILIPPGRIRKGQFEFDGVPYQFDRNTANDNHIHGLHRNQSWRCSDIEEDEEGCSVTTEFLTESDPHWMEQYPIPLRLEMTYRLQGTVLSQTLRVTNLGEKTAPFGLGYHTWFMVDGEPQRWRLKLPVNGVYEQDAEQLPTGVITSLDHLEQLSSGLSLKGTNLDTVLRAAEGPAEAVLTRDDGYQIRYTADEQYFKYWVLYTKGECDQYLCIEPYTWLSDAPNFPDPVGDGGLIRLEPQQSIDLKTQIHIIYP; this is translated from the coding sequence ATGAAACAAGTGACCAAAGAACACTGGAACGGTTACGACACGTATGTTTTACATAGTGGTGAATTGGAAGTTACAATGATCCCTCGTCTGGGGAATAATATTATCTCCGTGCGTGATCTGAAGCTGAACCGGGATATCGTACGTCGACCTGGCGAGGAAGAATTGGCATTTTATTTACAAAAGCCATATCATTTTGGCTTACCCATTTTGATTCCTCCTGGCCGAATTCGCAAAGGACAATTTGAGTTTGACGGCGTCCCATATCAGTTTGACCGTAATACAGCCAACGACAATCATATACACGGTCTGCACCGTAATCAATCCTGGCGTTGCAGCGATATTGAAGAGGATGAAGAAGGTTGCAGCGTAACAACCGAGTTTCTGACAGAAAGTGATCCGCACTGGATGGAACAATACCCCATTCCTTTGCGGCTGGAAATGACATATCGTTTGCAGGGAACTGTATTAAGCCAAACGCTGCGCGTCACTAATCTAGGTGAAAAAACAGCCCCATTCGGCTTGGGATACCACACTTGGTTTATGGTGGATGGAGAACCTCAGCGCTGGCGCCTGAAGCTGCCGGTGAATGGAGTATATGAACAGGATGCTGAGCAGCTGCCTACAGGTGTCATTACTTCTTTAGATCATTTGGAACAGCTCTCCTCAGGTTTATCTTTGAAAGGAACAAATTTGGATACTGTGCTGCGAGCAGCGGAAGGCCCTGCTGAAGCTGTTTTGACTCGTGATGATGGCTATCAAATCCGCTACACCGCAGATGAGCAATACTTTAAGTATTGGGTACTATATACCAAAGGGGAATGCGATCAGTATCTTTGCATTGAGCCTTATACCTGGCTATCTGATGCTCCCAATTTTCCTGACCCAGTCGGAGATGGTGGGCTGATTCGTCTTGAGCCTCAACAATCCATCGACCTCAAAACTCAGATTCATATCATATATCCTTAA
- the trpS gene encoding tryptophan--tRNA ligase, with product MKTVLSGIQPSGQLTLGNYIGAMKNFVKLQEDHQCYFMVVDLHAITVPQEPAQLREQSEAVAALFIAAGINPEKSNVFLQSHVPQHAELGWLMTTLTNMGELERMTQFKDKAAGKDSVGAGLFVYPSLMAADILLYNADLVPVGDDQKQHLELTRDLAGRFNHRYGDYFTVPEPYIPEVGARIMSLDDASKKMSKSNPNAGSFIALLDDPKVIRKKISRATTDSGSEVRYDPANKPEISNLMGIYSQCSGLSLQEVQDRYEGQMYGTFKKELAETVVAMLEPIQQRYRDIRESGEIGHILAQSAERAQEAAEVTLSAVKERMGFLPRLR from the coding sequence ATGAAAACCGTACTTTCAGGTATTCAGCCTAGTGGACAACTTACTTTGGGTAATTACATCGGCGCAATGAAAAACTTTGTCAAATTGCAAGAGGATCATCAATGTTACTTTATGGTCGTAGACCTTCATGCGATTACTGTACCGCAGGAACCAGCTCAATTACGTGAGCAGTCGGAGGCGGTAGCGGCATTATTTATCGCAGCGGGTATTAACCCAGAGAAATCCAATGTCTTTTTACAATCCCATGTTCCTCAGCACGCTGAGCTGGGATGGTTGATGACAACACTGACGAATATGGGCGAGCTGGAGCGTATGACTCAGTTTAAGGACAAAGCCGCTGGCAAGGATTCCGTAGGGGCAGGGCTGTTCGTATATCCGTCATTGATGGCAGCTGACATTTTGCTCTACAATGCGGACCTTGTCCCAGTAGGCGACGACCAAAAACAGCATCTGGAGCTGACACGTGATTTAGCGGGCCGCTTTAATCACCGTTATGGAGATTATTTTACTGTTCCGGAGCCGTATATCCCTGAAGTAGGGGCGAGAATTATGTCCCTGGATGATGCATCCAAGAAAATGAGTAAGAGTAATCCGAATGCAGGCAGTTTTATTGCACTGCTGGACGATCCAAAAGTCATACGCAAAAAAATCAGCCGCGCTACTACCGATTCGGGCAGTGAGGTTAGATATGATCCAGCCAATAAACCGGAAATTAGTAATCTGATGGGCATTTACAGCCAATGTTCCGGTTTGTCGCTCCAAGAAGTGCAGGATCGCTATGAAGGCCAAATGTACGGGACATTTAAAAAAGAACTGGCAGAGACGGTTGTAGCTATGCTTGAACCGATTCAGCAGCGCTATCGCGATATCCGGGAATCCGGTGAAATTGGACATATTTTAGCCCAATCCGCAGAGCGTGCTCAAGAAGCTGCTGAAGTCACGCTGTCTGCGGTCAAAGAGCGCATGGGCTTTTTGCCACGTCTACGCTAG
- a CDS encoding alpha/beta-type small acid-soluble spore protein — protein sequence MSRRRSNNLQVPQANAALQQLKYEAAQELGITIPQDGYFGNVVSRETGSLGGYITKKLVQQAEQSLSGSSRLQ from the coding sequence ATGAGCAGACGTCGTTCAAACAACCTGCAAGTACCGCAGGCCAACGCCGCTTTACAACAATTAAAATATGAGGCAGCTCAAGAACTTGGCATCACCATCCCTCAGGACGGTTACTTCGGTAATGTCGTTTCCCGCGAAACAGGTTCTCTTGGGGGATACATCACGAAAAAGCTGGTCCAACAAGCAGAACAATCCTTGTCGGGCAGCAGCCGCTTGCAGTAA
- a CDS encoding metal-dependent hydrolase, with amino-acid sequence MDTATHFVMGVGLAGLAYTDPVVAGDPKLAAVILLATVVGSQAPDFDTLLRLKNNAAYIRNHRGLSHSIPFWLIWILSITGLICLIFRDVPPGHVALWVTIAVCLHVFTDLFNTYGTQAFRPFTNKWISWNIIHIFDPFIFGTHVAAIMLWITGLVPPAPLFITLYIIIGLYYIWRTWSHFITRKAVRDMDNKRQEGDTYYIIPTVSWNRWHVVKAHQNGSYDIGGLNGKHLFWTKHATPSTHPAVEASKSYRDVQAFRYFSSFAVAEVEELEWGYIVRWGDVRYRHRRQYPFVAVVAMDKQFGLINSYIGWLSDEKMQKRLSLHTN; translated from the coding sequence ATGGATACAGCCACACACTTTGTCATGGGAGTCGGGTTGGCCGGGCTGGCCTATACTGATCCTGTCGTCGCCGGAGATCCCAAGCTAGCAGCGGTCATACTGCTCGCTACAGTCGTAGGGTCACAAGCTCCGGACTTTGACACCTTGCTTCGGTTGAAAAATAATGCAGCGTATATTCGCAATCACCGTGGACTGTCGCATTCTATCCCCTTCTGGTTGATATGGATCTTGTCCATAACGGGACTGATTTGCCTGATCTTCAGGGATGTGCCCCCAGGTCACGTAGCATTATGGGTAACGATTGCCGTCTGCCTGCATGTATTCACAGATTTATTCAATACGTACGGAACCCAGGCATTTCGGCCGTTTACGAATAAGTGGATATCTTGGAATATCATCCATATTTTTGATCCCTTTATTTTCGGCACCCATGTTGCTGCGATCATGCTGTGGATCACCGGATTGGTTCCGCCCGCCCCCTTATTTATTACGCTGTACATCATTATTGGCCTGTATTACATTTGGCGAACCTGGAGTCATTTTATTACCAGAAAAGCGGTACGTGATATGGACAACAAGCGTCAGGAAGGCGACACCTATTATATCATTCCCACGGTATCATGGAACCGGTGGCATGTGGTAAAAGCTCATCAGAATGGAAGCTATGACATTGGCGGATTAAATGGCAAGCATTTATTTTGGACGAAACACGCAACTCCATCCACACATCCAGCCGTAGAGGCCTCCAAATCCTATCGCGATGTGCAAGCATTTCGCTATTTTTCCTCCTTTGCCGTTGCCGAGGTGGAAGAACTGGAGTGGGGCTATATTGTGCGATGGGGAGACGTCAGGTATCGACACCGGAGGCAATATCCATTTGTGGCGGTGGTCGCGATGGATAAGCAATTCGGACTGATCAACAGTTATATTGGATGGCTCAGTGATGAAAAGATGCAAAAACGTCTTTCCTTGCATACGAATTAA
- the cyoE gene encoding heme o synthase, whose protein sequence is MDNISYKTSSDAATYSVKSKPPGKAGTWKDFITVTKPGILRTNLVAAFGGFWLASQWDVDYIKLILTLLGTMLVMASSCVFNNYFDRELDLKMERTRNRSLPTGRLTPTTVLSYAIILGIVGLAVLFFFSGVKAGLLGILGMFVYVGIYTLWLKRSSTWSTSIGGISGAMPPVIGYVAASGRIDMGAWLLFALLFLWQPPHFWALAIRRVEEYRAAGFPLLPVVKGIHRTKIQMIPYIVLLIPVPILMYAYGYAGMIFMIVSVLLSVLWAFYAFKGFTIKEEETDSWAKKVFFFSINHLTLSFLLMIVDTVHKF, encoded by the coding sequence ATGGATAATATTAGTTATAAGACTTCTTCGGATGCGGCTACCTATTCTGTAAAATCTAAACCACCCGGCAAGGCGGGCACTTGGAAAGATTTTATTACAGTTACCAAGCCAGGCATCCTTCGTACTAATCTGGTTGCAGCCTTCGGTGGTTTTTGGTTGGCATCGCAATGGGACGTTGACTATATAAAGTTAATTCTTACACTCTTAGGTACAATGCTGGTTATGGCGTCTTCTTGTGTCTTTAACAACTACTTTGACCGTGAGTTGGATTTGAAGATGGAGCGCACACGTAATCGCTCACTGCCAACAGGACGTCTGACCCCTACAACGGTGTTGTCATACGCTATTATTTTGGGTATTGTCGGCTTGGCTGTTTTATTCTTCTTCTCTGGTGTGAAGGCAGGACTACTGGGCATATTGGGTATGTTTGTCTACGTTGGCATCTATACACTCTGGTTGAAACGTTCATCTACATGGAGTACATCCATTGGCGGTATTTCTGGAGCTATGCCTCCGGTAATTGGTTATGTTGCCGCATCGGGCCGTATTGACATGGGTGCTTGGCTCTTATTCGCACTATTGTTCTTATGGCAACCTCCTCACTTCTGGGCACTTGCCATTCGCAGAGTTGAGGAATATCGCGCAGCAGGATTTCCATTGCTGCCAGTCGTGAAAGGCATCCATCGGACTAAGATTCAGATGATTCCTTATATTGTGCTGCTGATCCCGGTACCCATCCTTATGTATGCTTATGGATATGCCGGTATGATTTTTATGATCGTGTCCGTGTTACTGTCCGTGCTTTGGGCGTTTTATGCCTTTAAAGGCTTTACGATTAAGGAAGAAGAAACGGATTCGTGGGCAAAAAAAGTATTTTTCTTTTCCATTAACCATTTGACACTCAGCTTCTTGCTGATGATCGTTGATACGGTTCATAAGTTCTAA